In Haliotis asinina isolate JCU_RB_2024 chromosome 11, JCU_Hal_asi_v2, whole genome shotgun sequence, the genomic stretch gacctaaatacagcccaaagtttcatgtatggggagggacatccttattaggaacgaccccgctgtgtgtgtttgaggggaatctgacaagtcaacgctacactaacatattagataattttcttcttccaagtgcacatgtgttttatggaaatgactggattttgcagcaagataatgatcttaaacacaccgcaaaacatgccaagcagtggtttcaggaggaaaatgtgactgcattaccatttcctgcatatagtcctgacttaaatcccattgagaacatttgggggatgatgaaggaatgtgtgaatcaaaaggggttgacaaaaattgaagacatgaagagagatgtgatccgatactgggacagcataactcacgagacactaacctctctgataggaagtatgcctacccgtcttagactgtgccgtgaagctcaaggagacttgataaaatattaaattgttacctagacaacatgaaaaggtcagttcactttcacaatacattcaattttatctgatttgttctcgtttaataatatgaaatgctttagctattctcaataattttgaaccatactgtactaGCGACAGTTGATGAAAACATGACCACCTACTATCTGAACCTCATATATTTGTTGCGTCGATCAGGCTGTCGTACAATCAGGAAGTAACTCGCTGTTGTTGGAGACGGTAGCACGGCTGGCAAGGGGATAAACAAGTAGAACTGGGAAAAGGTAAGAAGACTTTTTGCAAACAACCCGTGACGAATCGGATTGAATTTTAGCAACCTATGTTTGTGGTTAGAGACTACTAACGTGACGTGACATCTTATGCCGTACGTAGTTTGATGGCCATGTCGTCCCTCACTGGATTgattggtccagattcgattatttagcTGTATAACCGTTGAGAAAATACCTCGAGCGTCGTAAAACAAGAAGCAAACAAACACTTAGATACAGACTTCACAGACATATATCAAAAGGGAGCGAGTCTAgattacgccgcttttagcaacattgtagcaatatcatggcggtggacaccagaaatgttgtaattgtaattgtaaTATTCATGTAATATTTGAACGCAAACTGCCGGGCAAAACAGGCGCGTAGCAAGGCAttttttcgtgtaagcccgataggttgcaaaCCTATAAATGTAGGTAGTGTTGAGTATTTTCCCAACCTTTCTACACACAATCACGTGTATGCCTGGGCTTTATTCATAATGGTAGTTTCGCCCAATGAAAAGAAAGCATAGACTGAgtacatatttttgttttaatattaAATTTGACGTGCTTCTGTGGCTGCTTTCATGCAGTCTCGAAGCATTTTAAATGGTTTCTGCAGCTCATTTTTCCAAGTGTATACTTCTCTTTTCCTGCAGCGTGTGTCTTCCAGGTATACATACCACTGTTTAGGACCCGAAGCTTGTCAAATATTTGCAATAAACACATACGCTACATTGTTTGAATGTATGACGTTAGGGCCTGTACGTCCTAACGGCCGCTTCACCTCTGTGTAACAGATGAACTTCAAACAATGGTCGACCATCAAGGAGATGAGGAAAGCTTGCTTGGCTGAGAAAAGACGTCTGGAGAGGGAAGGGCTTCTCCCCGACTATGACTATCCCGACCCGAAGGGAACACACAGATCCTCAGGACAGAAGAGAAGACCAATCACAGTCCTCAACGACAATCCAGGGCCGTGTTACTACCCCATTACGTTTTCACCTCCTGGAGTGTCTATTTGCGGACGATCTTCTCTTAGGAACCAGGTGATGTTAATGGACGGGGATGACCTCAAAAGCAACGGCAGGAACTACAACGATGGTGGCCATGTATCATGTCTCCCCGTTGCTACAACTGCTGGCTGGAATGAGAACAGACACAGGAAGGAGAGTGTGTATCAAAGCACCCATAATGCTCAAGCTCTAACAGACAAGAAAATAAAACCAGAAAGAAGGATTGCGTTAAAGAAGCGGAGCTTTTCTCCGGAAAATGAACAAAAGTATGAGGGAACTGGTGACACTCCTTCTGAGCGTCTTTTGCCGTCTGCTAAATTTCATTCAAAAAGCCCTGGGCCTGGCGCGCACTCCCCCGAGCACAGCAGGGGACACTTTCCTAGTTCGCCGTCGTTTTCCATCACCGGGCGTCCCCGTCCATTCCTCAATAATGGCAGTCTTCAAGTCACTGACGCCGGTATCGTCGTGCATCAGTAAATGCAGGCTgtccagcttgacctgatcaagtgaatactaatacaTTGCGGGACCGAGTCACAACTCTTTGAGTctctttattgtgaaggggtgcatcTTTGTCTGTTGATTGTGAACATTTCCGAAGGTCGCTGATTCGCGAAATCGTCAGTAATGTCCCAACTTTCTTTAAGCAAGAAGCTACAGATGGTTTCATGTCGCCGATTCAGGTTTTTAGGCAgcgagcagcagcagcaactggTGTTTCCAATGATAATTGAACTGGGTGAAAAGAGTGGGAGTGAATCTGATTGTGAAAGTAACTGACATCTACCAACCAAACGAGAGCATGTGGTCGTACAAACACTTATATTAAACATAAAATGGTTGTGTTTTCAGAAGTGTTGGTTTCAGGGACAAGTTGTGTAACGAATCGATGTATCCAAACATGGCACGGACGCAACGTTAATAACACTCTCTACTCTCCTATTTAATGAAGTAAACTCGACCTGCCGTTcctgccatttgacctcccgggtcatgcatatgtagattagctcaggtcaagctgtcACGATCTCAGTGTAACCGTGACATTGTATATCAACAACTGCTTTCTTGGAGTTCACAAAAACTGAAGAAAAATAACTCTTAGACTAACTGGACGATACCCACTGAGAGAATTGTAAGAAGAAGTCAACATCAACCACTGGTATGCCTATCCGGATTGTTCACAAGCTGATTCtacatatctggaatattacAGTCCAGTCTAGACAATACTCGGTCCTGTCAGATGATTGTGTACTTTTAGATCAATGATTAACGCATAGGGACAACATGAGTCGAGGGTTAATAAAGCATAATGATATTTCCCCCCTTGTAAATGTGTTACGATAATAAACCGTTTGGACTCTGCCATGAGTATTTGTATATTGCTGACATCACACTTACATGTAACTACACCCTACATAGTCCAATGTCAGCTATCCACACAgggactgagtttagttttataccgctcTCAGCGTCTGCAtggggaaatgggcttcacacaatgtacccatgtgggaaatcgaacccgggtctttggcgtgacgagcgaacccaCCGCCCCTAGTCCTTAGATAAACGATCAGAAACCATGCAATATCGTTTCAATACCGTAGTAACTTTATACCGCAACAGGATTCGACTTCATGGGCTATTCCACGACAATTATCAGTCAAACCTCATGATGTGAACTTTGATGTGTCGAAATGATGGTTGTCTCGAAGGAAAGGTTTGAACTTTGATGTGTCGAAATGATGGTTGTCTCGAAGGAAAGGTTTGAACTTTGATGTGTCGAAATGATGGTTGTCTCGAAGGAAAGGTTTGAACTCTGATGTGTCGAAATGATGGTTGTCTCGAAGGAAAGGTTTTTTCTCGCATATTCCTTATTTAACATATATTACTGTACATGTAGTAGTTCCGGGTCCCGATCCATAAAACCTTAGCACTACGATATGCGCACGTCTATGATAAACTAAAGTGcagtcggaaatagaaaaaagcctgtgttttcatgattatctctacaatttatgtagttgataCGCACACGTGTGAAGTATCTGTTTAAATAAGTTCAACCTcactacagttccagtggtagggagatgGGAAACGTTTAAATAGGACTTcactgaggagagattagttCCGGAATGAGAAATGCGATTTTTTTTTCGAAGTCCAAGGCCACTTATTTGAACCGACTATGGCTTTATGCAGATTAGTGTGCCATGATATTGTGTTATAAAGGGCACTTTTTAAATGTCCATTTAGtcttagcttcattataaacgatagGTGTTGTTTAAAAAATAACTTTCAAGAAACGGGTAGGAGTAATCGTCTCAAAAGCAAAGCCAGGAAGGGTGAAGCAGACGATAATTGGGGTCGGGCGAGGGGATAGAGGTATCAGTGAAGATATGATAATCCTTCAGGGGAATTAAAGTAGGGCATTACAAGGCGCATGATAAcagtttacaaataatatccaaTTATGTCGATCTCCGGTGGTCATGCCATCtgtatattttcagacattttaatACGATGCTTTTCTATGGGTATCATGCATAATAGTCTTGTACATAACGTAACATAAACGTCATTACAGAAAGACGCGTAAGAAGTTgatcaatagatgagacatattcaactctcatgaaaaagcacaaaataccTTTGAGGTGACCCcttgcatttcatgccaggagAATCGACTTTACTCTACCGGGTTTACTCTACCGGGTTTACTCGTCGAGGTTGCGACGACTTCGGAACTAAGTAGGGGATGTAATCGCAGGGTTCAATTACAGTCGGCAACGGGTGAACTCTCATTCGTCTCCCAAAAACAAGAAGTTTCTAAAACGGGATTATATTCAACCAgtattgtttatattgtttcaaacataattGGGTTTAGTAAACATTTTGAGGAAACTGTTAAATTTTTATTACTTTGACATCATAACGTGCCGAATGGAGTCCTTTTTGTAGGCTTACTTTAATGCGGACCTTTGAACCCATTTAGATAACAAATCAGAATTGTACTGCTCGACAGGAttgttgtgttgctgtgttAGGTTCCCCGATGTTTGTATCAGTAGCACATATTTCATATCCGGGTGCATAGCCGTGGCTACCTTTATGATAAAACTCGGGCTTACGCAAGATTATTTCTAAAaggcttggtcatctcctcaATACTATCTTAATATATAGCTATGCTACCTATCGGAAGAAAAATAGCTGGCTACGCAGCAGGGGTGGTGTCCAGACAGATTATTCCTCCGCCATGCACCAGAATATTGACACCACAATACTAAAGCCAACCAATTCAGAAGAATTCAATACCGTGTCTTTTACAAAACAGTGTTATACATTACAAGGGACGATACAACACAGGACAAACCTATTACACCTTACATCGAGGCGCGCATGGCGACATCTATGGAATCCTAGACAGGACATTGTCGCGGTGTTGGCTTTAAATAATCAAGAGGCCATCCGTCCATTTAACCACAGCGCGATGGTGCAACAATGACATACTTTAACAAGATGTCGCACTACTCCTCTGTcgtggttttaaaaccagttgtTTCTGTATATAACTAAAATGTGAGGACGCGATAACGTTCCTTTAATGTTTCCATAGATTGCTCgatccacgtgtgacgtcaccgACACCATGTTATCTGTAAGGAAGGCATTCAGCCGTCTTAACCAGCGAATATATTGAACACGCCACGAAAGAAGTAGCATTTGCAGTGGGGTGTATGGGCACCACCAACAAGGTTAGTTACCTGTATAGCTAGTGCCAAAGTAAGATGAATCTGGTCCCAGGCACAAGTATTTGTATATACTGGAAACTAAGGGATATCGTATGAACACAGCCGAGGGGAATTAATTCCTATGTTTGTTATAAAAGATATGAAATTACAGGATTTTTTGTTAGTAGTTGTTATGCAGGTagtcaaataaacaaataacagGTCAAATAAACTTGCATACCAGTAATTAGGGAAGTGACATGGTGGGCTGCCACTGTCAGCATGGTGTGTACCTGGCACATGACACATGCAGCTTTCACCTGAGTACACAGACAACAGGAGCACTATGTACCCAGGATGTACCCGCCGACAGCCAGCTCAGCTGTATGGTAACCTGCTAAGGACAAAATTGTGAATTTGTGATTGGTGCTGTGACAACCATCAAAACGTTACTGGGAAAGAGCAACCGAAATAAAACTTTGGTTCCAAGGGACACATGAAGCTGTGAACGCCCTCAGAGGTCTTATAGCACAGTCTTCAAAACCACGAGTCGCAGTTGTTGACGGGTGACATCATAAAGCTGACAGAATCTACCATCAGCATCCACCCAACCACAAGTGCACGTCGAGGTCATGTTCGATGTAGAGAATACCCCAAGGAACCAAATCTGGAAATCTGTTCAGCTATGATCCTTAAAGCAGGATGTTTATGTGTTGACATGTTGTGTATAACATACCTGCATCAAACTCGTCACCTTCAAATACCCATTTCTTCGTTGTTTGTAGCCACTATCAATCTCTGGTGGATACCATCTTTTCTCCCTCAGTTCATGTCAACAACGTTGGTGACTATTAAATTATTTTCCTGAGGGGTTACCTTTTCACGGAATACAATCCATTTGAGAATTTGTTAAATGATGTATGAAGAGTAATTAGAATAAATGCCGGTGGCAGCGAGCCACTTCCGGTCAGATACAACAGAAGCACTGTTTTACAAGTGCAGTTCTATTTTGTACTGCCAAAGTGATACGCTGTGCTTATATGTACTCATTTGTGAACTTTGTGGTCATTTTAGAATACAACTATTAATTAAATCAATTTCTCATGGCTTCACACCTAGTTCTCTTACAGGCAGATACCCGGGTCACTGTTTAGTTTCAGCTTGAGAATATGCACCTCGTGTTATATATATGGAGATTTATATTGTGCAAAACATCTTGCAGACACTCCGTGATGACCACACCTGAAACGACACATCACAAGGACGGCCCACCTGGCTCAGATAGCGCAGCAACGGCCAGGGAGGGATACACAAGGCGTATGGAATATGCAGATTTTCTACAAAGAGTGGATGGCGAagtatgccatatttgggatttcactttcttagtaaagtacgaattctagtacttttttcggttgagtcccatccgggattcgaacccgcaccctcagagtcaggcacctaatcgccgcagtctagactaccagttgtccgactttcatttttgtggaagtcgcggtggctgagcgagctaggtggctgactttgtgtgctgacgattaggtgcctgactctgagggtgcgggttcgaatcccggatgggactcaaccgaaaaaaagtactagaattcgtactttactaagaaagtgaaatcccaaatatgacatatgttgcatttgaccactttctaaatggcatcgtgtaatcatggaTGGCGAAGATTTATAtttttgggtttattttcagtCCTCTTGGCAAATTCAAACAAATCGTGACTGGAACACCAGGTAGTGTCTTGGTTTTCGTGTGTAAACTGCCCGATAAGATATACAAACCTTGTTTTTGGTTCTGAGTGTGGACAACCCCCAGCAATAATTCATCTGTAAGTACTATACGGGAAGATAGGTCCTGAATATTGACATATTACACAAAACACCGTGAGAGGGACATGTTCGGTTGTATGAAAGCGCAACACCTGCCCAATTGGTGATCAGAGATGATAGTCTTGTACACGACAACCTCGCTGCCTCTATAGTTTCTTACTAAATGGACCCCTTTTGTTGGTAGACGTTCCCAGAGAGATTATGGTCCGTTCTGGCCTTTCTGGggtttctttcacaaagcagctttactaaggttaaccttaactcccattctttaacactgcactaaggctaCCTTAAACCCAGTTTACCTCAGTGCAGTGTTATAGAATAGGAgttgaggttaaccttagtaaaggttgctttgtgaaaggaacccCTGGTCAGGACGCCGCAAGTCATACTCGGTGAGACACAGACTGGAGAATGCTGCAATGTTGTGAATCACTATAGTAAACAACTCCCTGGATTCATGGAGCCCGTTATTAGAAGACAGCCTTTGCTTCTTTCTGGTCCCGATTCTCGACTGTTCGTGACCACTTCACTGTGGGTATTTTAGAGGTTTTAGAGGCCATCTTACTTGTACCGCCGTATTTATCTTAAATGCGAACTGGTCGCGTATGAAATTTTAGACAACTGGCTCCCGGTAGATTCCTACATTCAATCACGGTATGACTTTCAAATCATGATAGGGCCATGGATTCTTCAATTTGAGCCATTTTTGTGTAAAATCTACTTATTGCCGAAATGAAATGTTAATTTCATTGACTGTTTTGTAAAAATAATACCATCTACGATTCTGAAACCGTTTTTCGAAATATACGTTTGAAAATATAAAGTAGTGATCTGGCGACAATTATATTAAGATatgtgaaacaaatcatcaccgTCATTGCTGTTTAAAATTTAGAATTAGTGTTGTTTTGTGTGAAGTAGTGCCGTATGTTCATATGCCAGTGAAACATCTCAGAGATGCACGAGTCGTTTGTCGCCGATAGAAGGGCGATCGAGTCTGTTTTAAGGTTACggaaagttgaaaaaaatgaattccCGACTATTTGGAGTTGATGACAAAATGGTTGTCTATTCACTTCTAGTCTTGGCATCGCCGCCCTGGCCCAAATTGGTATAGTCCAGCACCACCATCATGGCGAGATCACGGGCCCATCTACTCCTTCGGGTCAGCTCATCGGGATTTATACAGCTCGGTGAGAGTGCATGAGACTCCTGTATATAAGTAAATAGATAACATGTACCTGCACAGATTTACAGGATCCTCTTTGACTACAACCATAACATTTTCGATCCTGGTCCGATGTGATAACATGTTGTAAATCGTGTTTAAAAACGTTTAAAGTTTTCTACCTGGGGAGACCATTGATAACGATGGCGGAATGTCTTGTTCTACCTGGGGAGACCATTGATAACGATGGCGGAATGTCTTGCCATCTTATTATTCTCCATTGAACTGTGCGTAATCCAGGAACTTAATAATATCCAACCTAATGTTAGGACTCACATACCGTCAAACAGAAGATCTTGAAATCCTCCCTCTCGGCAGAAGCCCAGGTAAGCTGAGTATCTGGGCAACATATGCATAgaaaattttcaaaattgaaaaatattacACACTAAATTCGTAGCAATCGCTTGCGTATATTCAAAGGCATCGATTGTTATCATGTTGTACGGAGGGTATAGAACTAGTGTtgcactgtcagtataggatgaGTAAACATTTATGAAATCATGTCCATAATTTATATTTAAGTTAGTTTTCATTACGTATGACATAAAGCAGTACATGCCGGCATAGTAAACTTACTCAATGACATTATACTTAGCTCAGAAGAAATATGCAAAGATTTGAAAGCAGTGGGGAGCAGAAAGTGAAATACTCACTCAACATTAATAATACCCACTCTCAAAAAATACAGCGGGCACTGTACCCAGTATGTCCCTATCTTTGGTATCACAACCTCTCGGGGCTTGTGAGAAAAACAATGTGCACATGTTTTGACCTTTTTTCTTTGCCAATTGTCACAAATCCTTTTCGTTATTATTAACACAAGCTTATATGTATTTAAtgcattttgttgattttaccCAGGATTCCCCAGGCCCTTGTTATTTTCCACCGTCTCCAACACAGCTGAGTCCGGGACCCAAATTCTCTATCACCTCAAGACGCAGGCCACCCTTTCTTATAGTACGTATTAATGGATGGAAACTGTTTGGACGATGTTATTCAAGCAAATCCAGGGTTACATATCCCAGTCTAAGAGGTTTACTAACTAATGACTGGCCATCATTCGTAACCTGCCTTTGCACACCCGATCCTTTCCAACAACCGTCAATTAGTGATGCATGTTAGGGAGGTGAGATTGTTTTCAGTCTAGAGCTAGTATACCTGTGGCTTTTAATTTGAATTTGGAACCGAGCGCATAGTATCTTCAAATGTGCATTTTGTTGACTCTACCtctgcataaaaatatttcaaaagactTGTCCGAAAACGACTGTGAAAGAGCAGTGTACGGTGTTCTTCAATCAATAGCAGCTTCCGCAATGATgctttttgtgtttgttgtttaacgcagtATTCGGCAGTTATAGATCTATTAAacattggtctgtaaataattgattccgacaatccagtgagtgacaTGATGAGCAGCGGGGCTCCTTCTGCTCCGGAGCACCGCTAGAATATTGTTGTGGAACG encodes the following:
- the LOC137255560 gene encoding uncharacterized protein yields the protein MNFKQWSTIKEMRKACLAEKRRLEREGLLPDYDYPDPKGTHRSSGQKRRPITVLNDNPGPCYYPITFSPPGVSICGRSSLRNQVMLMDGDDLKSNGRNYNDGGHVSCLPVATTAGWNENRHRKESVYQSTHNAQALTDKKIKPERRIALKKRSFSPENEQKYEGTGDTPSERLLPSAKFHSKSPGPGAHSPEHSRGHFPSSPSFSITGRPRPFLNNGSLQVTDAGIVVHQ
- the LOC137255791 gene encoding uncharacterized protein isoform X1; protein product: MTTPETTHHKDGPPGSDSAATAREGYTRRMEYADFLQRVDGESWHRRPGPNWYSPAPPSWRDHGPIYSFGSAHRDLYSSDSPGPCYFPPSPTQLSPGPKFSITSRRRPPFLIYSPGPRYFPLSPSELRPGPKFSITSRRTPSRFAITFQAYL
- the LOC137255791 gene encoding uncharacterized protein isoform X2, which translates into the protein MTTPETTHHKDGPPGSDSAATAREGYTRRMEYADFLQRVDGESWHRRPGPNWYSPAPPSWRDHGPIYSFGSAHRDLYSSDSPGPCYFPPSPTQLSPGPKFSITSRRRPPFLIYSPGPRYFPLSPSELRPGPKFSITSRRTPSRFAITVEEE